In Clostridium sporogenes, one genomic interval encodes:
- a CDS encoding helix-turn-helix domain-containing protein — MDEKKLASLIRKNEGLKLDFKQMIDINTESGKKELAKDVSAIANSKGGRGYIIIGVEDKTKNIVGIDNMDFKEEQIQQIISSRIDPPVPVSLETLQYYGKKLAIINIYDSDQKPYQTRENGVFYIRRGSTTDTMRKEEIISSLQDNLSLNIELCSIVKSDEKDMDISLVDKYFNAIGVLVNEDNRVSMMEKASIINYDKEKGEFIGSLGGLLIFCKKNNMFLPHNRIKIINNINKKVNKVNIIQGDLLYIIDKSRDILVNILPKSYPIDAVCEAINNAVLYRDYSIFYEEIEVLIDYKTVSIISPGCLLRDNNMSSFNTLKRNMWIYEKLISLDDKNRFIKSGNGFRRMKKAFRGKGKVIFINSFKENCFKVMFPGINKFYKKNR, encoded by the coding sequence ATGGATGAAAAAAAATTAGCTAGTTTAATTAGAAAAAATGAAGGATTAAAATTAGATTTTAAACAGATGATAGATATCAATACAGAAAGTGGGAAAAAAGAATTAGCAAAGGATGTTTCTGCTATTGCTAATTCTAAGGGTGGTAGAGGATATATTATTATAGGGGTAGAGGATAAAACTAAAAATATAGTTGGTATAGATAATATGGATTTTAAAGAGGAACAGATTCAACAGATTATAAGTTCAAGAATAGATCCACCTGTGCCAGTATCTTTAGAAACACTGCAATACTATGGGAAAAAGTTAGCTATTATTAATATATATGATAGTGATCAAAAACCTTATCAGACAAGAGAAAATGGAGTTTTTTATATAAGAAGAGGATCAACTACAGATACTATGAGAAAAGAGGAGATTATATCATCTCTTCAGGATAATTTAAGTTTAAATATTGAATTATGTTCTATAGTCAAAAGTGATGAAAAGGATATGGATATATCTTTAGTAGATAAATATTTTAATGCTATAGGTGTGTTGGTTAATGAAGACAATAGGGTAAGCATGATGGAAAAGGCATCTATAATAAATTATGATAAAGAAAAAGGTGAATTTATAGGTTCTTTAGGGGGATTACTCATATTTTGTAAAAAAAATAATATGTTTTTACCTCATAATAGAATAAAAATAATTAATAATATAAATAAAAAAGTTAATAAAGTTAATATAATTCAAGGAGATTTACTATATATTATAGATAAGTCTAGAGATATATTGGTAAATATTTTACCCAAATCATATCCTATAGATGCTGTATGTGAGGCTATAAATAATGCGGTGTTATATAGGGATTATTCTATATTTTATGAAGAAATAGAGGTTTTAATAGATTATAAAACTGTTAGTATAATAAGTCCTGGCTGTCTTTTAAGAGATAATAATATGAGTTCTTTTAATACACTAAAAAGAAATATGTGGATATATGAAAAGTTAATATCATTAGATGATAAAAATAGATTCATTAAATCCGGTAATGGGTTTAGAAGA
- a CDS encoding peptide chain release factor 3, protein MADLREKIETRRTFAIISHPDAGKTTLTEKLLLYGGAIRLAGSVKARKASRHATSDWMEIEKQRGISVTSSVMQFNYEGYCINILDTPGHQDFSEDTYRTLMAADSAVMVIDAAKGVEEQTKKLFHVCSLRGIPIFTFVNKMDRESKDPFELMEDIENVLGIKSYPINWPIGSGKGFKGVYDRNKKIIQAFNGGNHGQTAVESLSGDIDDDVFKDLIGEDLHEKLKEDIELLDIAGDDFDLEKVRVGELTPVFFGSALTNFGVEPFLEEFLNLTPPPLSRESDIGEIDVFSDKFSAFVFKIQANMNPAHRDRIAFMRICSGKFKKGMEVYHYQGENKVKLAQPQQFLAQDREIVDEAYAGDIIGVFDPGIFRIGDTLCSAQDKFRFEGIPTFAPEYFARVRTIDTMKRKQFIKGITQISQEGAIQVFKELHIGIEEIVVGVVGVLQFEVLEYRMKNEYNVDIKLERVPYKYVRWIEETEKEAEKLSITSDTKIVKDLKDRDLLLFQSDWAISWALEHNEGLVLSDIGKN, encoded by the coding sequence ATGGCTGATTTAAGAGAAAAAATAGAAACAAGAAGAACTTTTGCTATAATATCACATCCAGATGCTGGTAAAACTACTTTAACAGAAAAGCTATTATTATACGGAGGAGCTATAAGATTAGCAGGTTCTGTAAAAGCTAGAAAGGCATCAAGACATGCCACTTCAGACTGGATGGAAATAGAAAAACAAAGAGGAATATCAGTAACTTCATCTGTAATGCAATTTAATTATGAGGGATATTGTATAAACATATTAGATACCCCAGGACATCAAGATTTTAGTGAAGATACATATAGGACTTTAATGGCGGCGGATAGTGCGGTAATGGTTATAGATGCTGCCAAAGGTGTAGAGGAGCAAACAAAAAAATTATTCCATGTATGCAGTTTAAGAGGAATCCCTATATTTACCTTTGTAAATAAAATGGATAGAGAAAGTAAAGATCCCTTTGAGCTTATGGAAGATATAGAAAATGTATTAGGTATAAAATCTTATCCAATAAACTGGCCTATAGGATCAGGTAAAGGGTTTAAAGGAGTTTATGACAGGAACAAAAAGATAATTCAAGCCTTTAATGGCGGAAACCATGGTCAAACAGCAGTAGAATCTTTATCCGGGGACATAGATGATGATGTATTTAAAGATTTAATAGGTGAAGATTTACATGAAAAATTAAAAGAAGATATAGAGCTTTTAGATATTGCAGGAGATGATTTTGACTTAGAAAAGGTCAGAGTTGGTGAACTTACACCAGTATTTTTTGGGAGTGCTTTAACTAACTTTGGGGTAGAACCATTTTTAGAAGAGTTTTTAAATTTGACACCACCACCATTATCAAGAGAATCAGATATTGGAGAAATAGATGTATTTAGTGATAAATTTTCTGCCTTTGTATTTAAAATTCAGGCTAATATGAATCCAGCTCATAGGGATAGAATAGCTTTTATGAGAATATGTTCTGGTAAGTTTAAGAAGGGCATGGAAGTTTACCATTATCAAGGCGAAAACAAGGTTAAGCTTGCTCAACCACAACAGTTCTTAGCTCAAGATAGGGAAATAGTTGATGAAGCTTATGCAGGAGATATAATTGGCGTGTTTGATCCAGGCATATTTAGAATAGGAGATACATTGTGTTCTGCTCAAGATAAATTTAGATTTGAAGGTATACCTACTTTTGCTCCAGAGTATTTTGCTAGAGTTAGAACTATAGATACTATGAAAAGAAAACAATTTATAAAAGGGATAACTCAAATATCTCAAGAGGGAGCAATACAAGTATTTAAAGAACTTCATATAGGAATAGAAGAAATAGTAGTTGGAGTAGTAGGAGTTCTTCAGTTTGAAGTTTTAGAATATAGAATGAAAAATGAATATAATGTAGATATAAAATTAGAAAGAGTACCTTATAAATATGTAAGATGGATTGAGGAAACAGAAAAAGAAGCAGAAAAATTAAGTATAACTAGTGATACAAAGATAGTAAAAGATTTAAAAGATAGAGATTTATTATTATTCCAAAGTGATTGGGCTATAAGTTGGGCTTTGGAGCATAATGAGGGACTAGTGCTTTCAGATATAGGCAAAAATTAA
- a CDS encoding ECF transporter S component: MEHKKIMYNTNILDIVQVAIMAAIICVVTFTIKVPTYAGYTHLGDSMVLLSVVLLGKKKGVLSSAIGMGMADIISGYLIWAPFTIVIKGLMAFIAGTIIYKNKEKQENLSIKLLGFILAGMWMIVAYYLAGAIIARFIMFESATLNQALLIALKDIPSNIAQAVVGIVIALPLGKALKKSNLMKSIK; this comes from the coding sequence ATGGAGCACAAAAAAATTATGTATAATACTAATATATTAGATATAGTACAAGTAGCTATTATGGCAGCAATAATATGTGTTGTTACTTTTACTATAAAAGTTCCAACCTATGCTGGATACACTCACCTAGGCGATAGTATGGTACTTTTATCAGTAGTACTTTTGGGAAAAAAAAAGGGAGTTCTATCATCAGCTATAGGAATGGGAATGGCAGATATAATAAGTGGATACTTAATTTGGGCACCTTTCACAATAGTAATAAAGGGTTTAATGGCATTTATAGCAGGAACAATAATATACAAAAATAAAGAAAAACAAGAAAATTTATCTATAAAGTTATTAGGATTTATATTAGCAGGGATGTGGATGATAGTTGCTTACTATTTAGCAGGAGCTATAATAGCCAGATTTATAATGTTTGAAAGTGCAACTTTAAATCAAGCCTTATTAATAGCTTTAAAAGATATACCATCAAATATAGCACAAGCTGTAGTTGGAATTGTAATAGCATTACCACTAGGAAAAGCATTAAAAAAATCAAATTTAATGAAAAGTATAAAATAA
- a CDS encoding phosphatase PAP2 family protein has product MANNKKISFFMNKCKLNSVLYFLDKYYSIIIGIIVLFFFIKSINIPNLSQDYKFYLLLLAIATLTAYKEIRRDVKILPFLILAVPFLLFIMYINKHGYAFWGKMLSWQISRDIVVDLNPSFKNIPFNDAGFARIFQTETLTWFFRLVYNNGFVVPALIPMYRAALSKDFRKMMRYALSAHVLQVFLITPFYLMFHLQEVWYVNGHPDGLARNLSPEAAAGVTLNCFPSMHTSIAFAMFLVVLHEKDKIFKYIWSFFCLSVVYSTMYLEIHWIIDVFGGMILAFVTVKLVDFILAKGKILLKDKLNRFYYKKPKETVCLDNVLVGNSTSLY; this is encoded by the coding sequence TTGGCTAATAATAAAAAAATATCTTTCTTTATGAATAAATGTAAATTAAATTCTGTTTTATATTTTTTGGACAAGTATTATTCAATAATTATAGGTATTATAGTTTTATTTTTCTTTATAAAATCTATAAATATACCTAATTTATCTCAAGATTATAAGTTTTATTTACTTTTACTAGCCATTGCTACTCTTACAGCATATAAGGAAATTAGAAGAGATGTAAAAATATTACCTTTTTTAATACTGGCAGTCCCTTTTTTACTCTTTATAATGTATATAAATAAACACGGGTATGCATTTTGGGGAAAAATGTTAAGTTGGCAAATAAGTAGAGATATCGTGGTGGATCTTAATCCATCCTTTAAAAATATACCTTTTAACGATGCTGGTTTTGCACGAATTTTCCAAACGGAAACTCTTACTTGGTTTTTCAGATTAGTTTACAATAATGGTTTTGTTGTACCTGCTTTAATTCCTATGTATAGAGCAGCTTTGTCTAAAGATTTCAGAAAAATGATGCGATATGCTTTATCTGCCCATGTACTTCAAGTTTTCTTAATAACCCCATTTTATCTAATGTTCCATCTACAAGAAGTTTGGTATGTAAATGGACATCCTGATGGTTTAGCTAGAAACTTAAGTCCTGAAGCTGCTGCTGGAGTTACTTTGAATTGTTTTCCATCCATGCATACATCTATAGCTTTTGCTATGTTTTTAGTTGTATTACATGAAAAAGACAAAATATTTAAATATATATGGTCATTTTTCTGTTTATCTGTAGTGTACTCCACAATGTATCTAGAAATACATTGGATTATAGATGTATTTGGAGGAATGATATTAGCTTTTGTAACTGTAAAACTAGTAGACTTTATATTGGCTAAGGGAAAGATTTTATTAAAAGATAAACTAAATAGATTTTATTATAAGAAACCTAAGGAAACTGTATGCTTAGATAATGTATTAGTAGGAAACTCTACGTCACTATATTAA